The Sphingomicrobium sp. genome has a window encoding:
- a CDS encoding ATP-binding protein, with the protein MRQDAHLNFSGPQSLFQHQSGRVIALGRTMLAALFLVSIWLDHSQPAVAPEQSYLLLLFYVLFAVGIAVLTWRNWWLDARLAAPAHLLDMAVFTTIVFSTNGYTSPFFLFFILPLLSAAIRWGWRETALTAAALVILYLTAGLLVAGSERFEVQRFIVRSGHLLILSLLLIWFGIHQRRPELFSAVDGLGPSPDRTDDPLMQALRLAMTATGARSGALLLDREGGDQFNGTMVSGGVPAPVTADRPLIRHEQTNVALFALPRLRTLSRRAEGWYRFRNAARLLETGFFEAHGIDEGLVARVNTGTQAGWLVLWDLTDSSVDYLELGQEAGRAVGALLDREALLSAIEQGAAARTRLSLARDVHDSVVQFLAGAAFRVEAMMRGSRSGQQVEAQLGELKRLLIEEQGEIRAFISALRRDRELELEEAVDELRALAARLARQWNIECRVQAAHDHASVPIRLAFDLQQLLREAVANAVRHGGAKRVDVAIRAAQDQLALEVKDDGSGFGPATGGKLIEPWSLKERVDRARGSLSLVSEPGCTNLLITLPLDGAPA; encoded by the coding sequence GCGCCGGAGCAGAGCTATCTCTTGCTCCTCTTCTATGTCCTGTTCGCGGTCGGCATCGCCGTCCTCACCTGGCGCAACTGGTGGCTCGACGCCCGGCTCGCCGCCCCCGCGCACCTTCTCGACATGGCGGTGTTCACCACCATCGTCTTTTCGACCAACGGCTACACCAGTCCCTTCTTCCTGTTCTTCATCCTGCCGCTCCTGTCGGCGGCGATCCGCTGGGGCTGGCGTGAAACCGCGCTGACCGCCGCCGCGCTCGTCATCCTTTACCTGACGGCAGGCCTGCTGGTGGCCGGAAGCGAGCGTTTCGAGGTGCAGCGGTTCATCGTCCGCAGCGGACATTTGCTGATCCTGTCGCTGCTGTTGATCTGGTTCGGCATCCATCAGCGCCGGCCGGAGCTCTTCTCGGCAGTCGACGGGCTGGGCCCTTCGCCCGATCGCACCGACGATCCGCTCATGCAGGCTTTGCGCCTGGCGATGACGGCAACGGGCGCACGATCGGGAGCGCTGCTCCTCGATCGGGAGGGCGGCGACCAGTTCAACGGCACGATGGTGTCTGGCGGCGTGCCCGCGCCGGTGACGGCCGATCGGCCGCTCATTCGCCACGAGCAGACGAATGTCGCACTGTTCGCATTGCCGCGGCTGCGGACCTTAAGCAGGCGCGCCGAGGGCTGGTACCGGTTTCGAAACGCCGCTCGCCTCCTCGAAACCGGCTTCTTCGAAGCGCACGGGATCGACGAGGGACTTGTCGCCAGGGTGAACACCGGCACCCAGGCCGGGTGGCTCGTCCTTTGGGACCTCACCGATTCCTCGGTCGATTATCTTGAGCTTGGCCAGGAAGCAGGGCGCGCCGTCGGCGCCTTGCTTGACCGGGAGGCGCTGCTTTCCGCCATCGAGCAGGGCGCGGCGGCGCGCACCCGCCTGTCGCTCGCTCGCGATGTCCACGACAGCGTCGTCCAGTTCCTCGCAGGCGCCGCCTTTCGCGTCGAGGCCATGATGCGGGGATCCCGCTCCGGCCAACAGGTGGAAGCCCAGCTCGGCGAACTGAAACGCCTGCTGATCGAGGAGCAGGGGGAAATCCGCGCCTTCATCTCCGCGCTTCGCCGCGACCGCGAACTGGAGCTCGAGGAAGCGGTCGACGAGTTGCGTGCTCTCGCTGCCCGGCTTGCCCGGCAATGGAACATCGAATGCCGCGTGCAGGCGGCGCATGACCATGCTTCCGTCCCGATCCGCCTCGCCTTCGACCTCCAGCAGCTGCTCCGCGAGGCCGTCGCCAATGCCGTCCGCCATGGCGGGGCGAAGCGTGTCGATGTCGCCATTCGTGCAGCCCAGGATCAGCTGGCGCTCGAAGTGAAAGACGACGGATCCGGCTTCGGCCCGGCAACGGGCGGCAAGCTGATCGAACCATGGTCGCTGAAGGAGCGTGTCGACCGTGCGCGCGGTTCGCTATCACTCGTGTCCGAACCCGGCTGTACGAACCTCCTGATCACCTTGCCACTCGACGGAGCCCCTGCATGA
- a CDS encoding response regulator transcription factor, with the protein MTRVLIADDHPMIAAAMDVLLRGTKYDLVGRARTGAEALAQVRQHRPDILLLDVNMPDGNGIDVLRQLREGGEKARVILLTAGMTDAELLKADKLTPEGMILKTSDPALLLDCMEKVSGGDNFIDPEIAEQLRQAKERAARTPSLTPRERELVDLVRQGLRNRDIAAQLGVTEGTVKVYLHAIFDKLGVDNRTELAMRAADLLGD; encoded by the coding sequence ATGACCCGCGTCCTGATTGCCGACGACCACCCGATGATCGCCGCGGCGATGGACGTGCTGCTGCGCGGGACGAAGTACGACCTCGTCGGCCGCGCCCGGACCGGCGCCGAAGCGCTCGCCCAGGTCCGGCAGCACCGTCCCGACATCCTGCTGCTGGACGTCAACATGCCAGACGGCAACGGCATCGACGTGCTTCGCCAGCTTCGGGAAGGCGGGGAAAAGGCGCGGGTCATTCTCCTGACCGCGGGCATGACCGACGCGGAACTGCTCAAGGCCGACAAGCTCACACCCGAGGGCATGATCCTAAAAACGTCCGACCCTGCATTGCTTCTCGACTGCATGGAGAAGGTCTCCGGCGGCGACAATTTCATCGATCCCGAGATCGCCGAGCAGCTGCGCCAGGCGAAGGAGCGAGCGGCGCGGACGCCATCGCTGACGCCGCGCGAGCGGGAACTGGTCGACCTTGTCCGGCAGGGGCTTCGCAACCGCGACATCGCCGCGCAGCTCGGTGTCACCGAAGGTACGGTGAAGGTCTATCTCCACGCCATCTTCGACAAGCTGGGCGTCGACAATCGCACGGAGCTGGCGATGCGCGCAGCGGACCTGCTGGGGGACTGA